Genomic window (Staphylococcus debuckii):
ACTCCAGAAGTTTCAACACGCTCTACTGCAGAATTAACATTTGCACTTGTACTTGCTGTAGCACGTCGTATTCCAGAAGGAGACCAATTATCTCGTACCAAAGGCTTTGATGGTTGGGCACCTTTATTCTTCAGAGGACGTGAAGTTTCTGGCAAAACAATCGGTATCGTCGGACTAGGCGCTATCGGCTCAGCAGTAGCTAAACGTGCTAAAGCATTCGATATGGACGTTCTTTATACAGGTCCTCATCGTAAAGAAGATAAAGAACGTAATTTAGGTGTTAAATATGTTGATTTAGATACGATGTTAGAGAAAGCTGATTTCATTACGATTAATGCAGCTTATAAACCAGAACTGCATCATATGTTCGATACAGAACAATTCAAGAAAATGAAAGATACAGCTTATCTGATCAATGCAGCTAGAGGACCTATCGTCAATGAACAAGCGCTTGCAGATGCTTTAAAAAATAAAGATATTGAAGGTGCGGCATTAGACGTTTATGAATTCGAACCTGAAATCAACGACGATTTGAAGTCATTAGATAACGTCGTGATTACACCGCATATCGGTAATGCTACATTTGAAGCACGCGATGGAATGGCCAAGATTGTGGCAGATAATACGGTCGTTGTGCTTAAAGAAGATCAAGCACCAAAATATATTGTAAATGATGTTGAAAAATAAATGACAGCTGTTTAAGCATTAAGAAGGGTTAGGACAAAATGATGATGTCCTAACCCTTGTTTTCTTCCGTGCTTACTCAGCTTATTGTTCTTTTGTTTTATAAATAAATTTCACTTGATTACTGAGCAATTTAGATGGCAGACGTTTCATAATAGTATTTCTCAAACCTACCAATAAGCCATTAGACATTTGTGCTTGTTTACCGATTTTTCTGGATTTCTTAATCACCTTGGCTGTGTGTTTAACTCGCAATTGATCATATCTTGCTAAAGCTTCTCTGAAATCATAAGCTTTTAAACAATTGGCTAAGACGATAGCATCTTCCATGGCTTGGCCAGCACCTTGGCCTAAATTAGGTGTCGTAGCATGCGCTGCATCACCTAATAATAATGTACGGCCGTATACGAATGTTTTCAACGGTGTTAAATCAAAGATATCATGATGCAAAATTCCAGTTTCACTCGTTTGGTCAAAAATTCGGCGCACCTCATTTGGATAATGATTATAATAAGCTTGAATATACGGCTTAGTGAAATCATTTAATTTAGGATCTCCTTGTTTAGCATTTACCGAAATAAACCAATAGGCTTGATTATTCAACATAGGTACAATTCCGATGCGTCCTTTAGGTCCCCAATATTCTTTAGCAGTATGCGGATCTGATAATCGTACATCTTCTACCATCCCTCCGAACACTGTATATCCTTGGTAGTTGACTGTAGCTTTAGGATCCAATTGTTGACGTATAATAGAATGCAATCCATCTGCTCCAATACACAAATCAAAATCTGCTTGCGAACCATTTTCTGCTGTTAATGTCACTTTAGAGCTGTTTTGTTCGATACGCGTTATTTTACTATCTGTATGAATAGCTTCTGCAGGAACATATGATTTAATAATATCAAGCAGCGTCTGACGTGGGAGCGTTAAATTGATTGTCCCTTTTTTTAACAAAGCCTTATTTAAGACGTTGCCATGATCATCTAGAAATTCTAACTCGTTTATAACTTGTCCTGCATTTTTGATACCTTTAGCTAAATCATGATTTCCTAGCTTGTCTAGTACATTTCCCCCGATACCAATGCCAGCACCTACTTCTTCAATCTTAGCATGCTGTTCAAATACATGTATCTCATTGTCGTTTTCATTAAGGAGCGCAGCAGCTGTTAAGCCACCTATTCCGCCACCTACGATTGCTATTTTCATATCTCAACACCTCATTTTTGCGTTATCTTTATTTTATCATATTCCCTCTTTTTGCTATCAATACTATATCCGTAAAAAAAGAGGGTGCCGCCCTCTTTTAAAGTTATTGCTTATAATAATTTTTACGAATATGGTCCTTTTTAATTCCGTATTTTTGGTAATAATGGTCCATTACACTTGCTATTTTAGTATCCCAGTCAATGTCACTTGCATACTGGTGTTGACCAGGATTCTTGGGATTCCAGCGCATTTGATAAAGAGACAGTTGTTCTTTATCAAAGTATTCTTTTCGTACAAATGAAGCGCCGCCCATAATTGCTTTTTCTGGAGAAGTCCATTTTTGCTGTTTCGCATAACTATGGCCATGTTTCAATGCGTTTTCATCGAAAGCTCCAATACCATAGAAGTTATAATAATGCTTACCTTTATAAGGTATACCTTTAGCTAAATCTGATCGGCCATTTCCTGTTTCTATCAGAGCATGACTAATTAAGTAAAGTACATTCACTCCATATTGATCTTGCGCTTTCAAAAAAGTAGAGCCTTTATTTTCAAAGATACCTTTGCCTTTTAAAATTTGGTTGACTTCTTTTTTATCCATCGGTACCTTCTCTGATATATCCATATAATTAATATTATGATTGTGCTTTTTAATAGTCATTGCACGACGCACATCTTCTTTAGATGCATTGACAAAACGTCCATTATCTTCTTTGGTATTCAACATGCCTTCACCAGTTTGTGCTTGAACAGCCTCATCGAAGGTATGTGTCTGATCATGTTTGAATAAATTCGTTTCATTAATAATCATCAGTATGGCAAATACAGCTATAATCACACTTATCAAAATGATTAAAAACCTTTTCTTAAATGTACGACTCATGCCTTGTACCTCTCAAGTTTATTTATTTTAGCAAGAAGTATGCTAGTATAATGACTCCGATTACAATCACAAATGATATATTTACAACTATTTTCATTCCTGTTCTGTCACGAAATAAAACATTGAATATCATCAAGCTGATAGTAATAGCAACGGCGAACATGGTAATCGCTAAGACGAGCTTCATCATAATTAATAAGATAAAACCAACTACAACAAATATATTGGATACAATAGCTAAGCCCTTTAACAGATTCGGGTTAATCATCTCCACCTTCTTTCTGTGAATAATATCTTCATTAAAATTACTTCATTCCTAAATTTTAGCATACTATGTATAAGGAGCGGAGACAGAAATAACATGGATTAAAATTATTTCATCTCCACGCCCCGGCAAAGCTGATTAGAATAAGCAAGGGCTGGAACAAATGAATGGTTCCAGCCCCTGGCTTTCTGAAAAGGTTATGGATTATCCCTCTTCGCGTGACATACCTTTTAAGATATTTAAGAAGTAAGTAATACTTCTGTTGGCATCTTCGTCTTTCAATAATCCGACTAAGCTGCCGACTGTTGTACGTTGATTTGGACTTGCTTGATTGGCATTTTCCAATCCTTTGTTAACTTTCATTAACATATCTTCCAAGTTAGGTACATTCAATTTACCAATCATAAATACTAATGGAGCTAAGTTATTTAATACACCAGTGTATTGTTCTTTTCTCAGCTCTTTCGTAAATTTACCAGTAATAAATCCGCGGCTTTCTACAGCACCGATAGATGCATCTAAAATTTTAGCATCGTCCAGCACTTTCATTAAACGGATTGCTTTGATAATCACGTCTTTATTTTCAGCAATAGCGTCTGTTACCTCTGCAAGATCATCTGCTTTTTGCTTTTCGGGTGGGATTTCCATTCGTTTAATTTTTCTAATGTTTTCAGCCATCGTGTCTCACCTGATTTCCTGGGACCACGTAGTCTGGACGTGCCCATTTTTTCTGAACTTGAACACTGTATTGCGGATTACGTTCTGTATCTACACGGAAGTTGGCAGGATTCAATGGTGATCTGCCTCGGCGTGTGATAACTTCCATACGGCAAGCTGTACGTTTGTAAGATGGTGTATCTGTATCTTTATCGACATCACTATTAGTCAACATGTTGACTGCACCTAATGTACCATCTTGTTCCGCATCATTGTTCAACGGAATATAGATTTCATTCCCTTTAACACGGTCAGTAACGTGAACCATTAATTTAACTTCACCTGTTGATGAAACTAATTTAACTTCGCCACCTTCATGAACACCGCGGTGTTCTGCAAGTTCTGGAGAAATTTCCACATAAACGTTAGGTACTTTGTATTTAATACCAGGAACGTGGTAAGTCATATTACCTTCATGGAAGTGTTCTAATAAACGACCGTTGTTAACATGCAAGTCATATTCTTCGTCTTGTTTGAAGAAGTTATCGAATGTTAATGGATACAATTTCGCACGTTTATTAGGGAAGTTGAATCCTCCAAGATATAATGTCGGTTCATCTGTACCATCTGGAGCAACTGGCCATTGCAATGATTTGAAACCTTCTAAGCGTTCATAAGTTACACCTGCAAATGTTGGTGTTAAGCTGGCCATTTCATCCATGATTTCACTTGGATGTGAATAGTTCCAGTCAAAGCCCATTTTGTTAGCAATCATTTGCATGATTTGCCAGTCAGGTTTAGATTCGCCAAGTGGTTCCATAACTTGATAGAGACGTTGGATACGACGTTCTGTATTCGCAAATGTACCTTCTTTTTCAAGTGAAGGACTTGCAGGTAATACGACGTTCGCAAAACGTGCTGTTTGTGTTAAGAACGCATCTTGTACGACTAAGAAATCAACTTTTTCTAAAGCAGATTGTACGAAGTTGATATTAGCATCTACGATACCAGTATCTTCACCGTAAATGTACATTGCAGAAATTTCATCGTTATGAATACCTTCCATCATTTGATGGTTGTCACGACCTGCTTTAGGCGGTAATGCTACGCCGTAAGCTTTTTCAAATTTCGCACGTACTTCGTCATCTTCAACACCTTGGTAACCAGGGAATTTATCCGGCATACTACCAGCATCACTACAACCTTGTACGTTGTTATGTCCACGTAATGGATAAGCACCGCAACCAGGTTTTCTGTAGTTACCTGTAACAAGCAATAAGTTAGAGATTGCTGTACTTGTGTCACTACCGATATCTTGTTGTGTAACACCCATTGCCCAACAGATACTTACGCCTTCTGCTGCCACAACGTTATGTGCAAATTCAATAAGATCTTCTTTTGCAATACCTGTAGTTTCCTCAGCAAATTCCATAGTGAATGGTGCTAATGATTTGTAATAGTCATCGAAATGGTCAACCCATTCATCGATAAAGGCTTTATCGTGCATGTCATTATCAATGATATATTTAGTTACTGCTGACATCCAAGCTAAGTCAGTACCTGGTTTAGGTTGATAGAAGTAGTCAGCACGTTCTGCCATTTCGTGACGGCGGATATCAAATACTACAAGTTTATTACCGTATAATTTGTGTCCGCGTTTGATTTTAGAAGCGATAACTGGATGCGCTTCTGCTGTGTTAGTACCTACCAAGACTACCATGTCTGAATGCATAAGGTCGTCACTTGAACCTGAGTCACCACCGTGACCTACTGTTCTGAATAGACCTTTTGTTGCTGGTGCTTGGCAATAACGTGAACAGTTATCCACGTTGTTAGTACCGATAACTTGTCGAGCAAGTTTTTGCATTAAATATGATTCTTCAATAGTACCTTTTGAAGATGCGATGAATGATAATGCATCTGCGCCTTTTTCCTCTTTAATACGACGGAAGTTGTCGCTGATAACATTTAATGCTTCATCCCATTCTACTTCTACGAATTCGTCACCCTTACGAACAAGCGGTCTTGTTAAACGCTCTTCAGAGTTGACGAAGTCCCAACCGAATTTACCTTTGATACAAGTTGAAACTCGGTTAGCAGGTGAATCGTGTTGAGGTTGAACTTTAAGGATTTCGCGACCTTTAGTCCAAACATCAAAAGTACATCCCACACCACAGTACGTACATACTGTTTTCGTTTTAGACATATATTCGTTACGCATTGCAGATTCGCCGTTTGATACACCCATTAATAGGCCGTAACCTGGTTCTGCTTCTTTAGTCAATTCAATCATATCTGCTAAAGATCCAGGTTCGATGTCAGTCATATAACCTGCATTACCAACCATTTTATTTTCCATCATGGCATTACATGGACAAACTGTTGCACATTGACCACAGTTAACACATGATGATTCATTAATTGGTACATCGTTATCCCAGATAACTCTTGGTTGTTCACGTTCCCAGTCAATAGATAATGTTTCATTAACTTGAACGTCTTGACAAACTTCTACACAACGTCCGCAAAGGATACATTGGTTTGGATCATAACGATAAAACGGACCAAAGTCTTTTTCATATGGCTTCGGTTTATATTCGTATGATTGTTCCTCAACACCCCATTCATCCATTGTATTATGGATATCACAGTCACCGTTGTTATAGTCACAAACTGTACAATACAGAATGTGTTTTTCTAAGATGCGGTCTAACGCTTCTTTTTGGCTGGCTTTAACATCGCTGTTTGTTGTGTTGACAACCATCGGACGATCAATTGTTGTACCACATGCGCGCTCGATTTTTCCGTCAATTTCCACTGCACACGTATCACATGTTTGAATCGGTCCTAGCGATTCGTTATAACAGATTGACGGTACAAATGTTTCTTGCGACTTAATGAAGGCAAGAAGATTTGTTCCTGGTTCCACAAGATAGTCTTTTCCATCTAAAGTGATGACAAGATGTTCTTGCATATAATCACCCCTATATTCTGAGGTCCGATAAATACATTTAAGTTCTATACAATTGGACATGTTTCAGTTTGATTCTATTGATGAGGGTTAGTATCATTCTGAAAAAAGTTACAGTTAATTCATTTATAAAGCTTGTAGCAGCTCAAATTATGTAATACATAAGCAGTCATACTGCAACATACTGAATTAATGAACTGATAACCTGACATGTTATTATATAGCACTTTCTTCAGAGCTAAATCACTCTGAAAATCCAACGCTATTTATTAACCTCTTCTTTTATATATTATCCGTAAATATTTGAAGACTAAATCTTTTTTGCCCCACGCAATAAAAAAAATAGTCTTACCTCTAATACTAGTACTTTTACTCTTGAATGTTAAGTCCTATACTTATATATTTGCTCAAAAGTTGATATATTAAACCAATTAACAATTACTTTTTACTCTTTTTATAATAATGTGCTGAAAAACTAACTTTTCAGAATAATTAAGCGGTATATTGAGTGGCTGAAAGAAGGTTTCATTAAGAAAGCTGAGGCAAAAGTAATGCCTCAGCTATCATTTTATTTATCATGTAATCTGCCTAAAATTTCTTGTTTTAAAACATTAATAGCATCATCAAATTCTGTTTCATTATGATTAGCGTCTGCATGAGCGATTAATGAATTGACTAAATCCAAGTCATTATATTCGCTGACTCTAAGCTTAAATTGATCAAGTCCTACCTCAACAGAGCCGCCATTTTTTTGAAATTCATGAATTTTATAATAGGTATCTGCACCTAATCCGCCTTCATCTACCATTTCTGAAACATCTTGTACTTCTTCTTCATTTACTTTGTTTTCATCATGATTTGTCATCGTTATTCCCCCTCTTCCTTCGTAATACCCTAAATTTCCATTATTATTTATATATCATTTTAACTTTTAGAGTAAAAAATAACCAAATTCCAGGAAATTCCTGAAATTTGGCTTTTTCTTATAAATCTAAATTAGATTTTAACAACTCAGTCATATTTTCTAAAGAAGATTGATCAGGTACAAAGTAATACAAACCATCGTCTTGGATGCCGCCGCTACCTTGTAATTGATGACGTCTCACATGTTCATTCGCATCTTTGTATTTAGAGCGAACTGTGTTCAATTCTCCTAACGTCAAATCAGTTTTAACGTTTTTCTGAATTTCATCTGTTACTCCGTTGAAGTTTGTAATTGATTTTACACCAGTCAATTCATTAGCAATGCCTTTCAAAACTAATTGCTGACGTTCTTGGCGTCCAAAGTCTCCACCAGCGCCTTCCTCTTTACGAGAACGGATAAAAGCAAGTGCTTTATCGCCATCTAAATGCGTTTTTTCGCCTTTTACAAAGTTATAACCATCTGTACTGAAAGTCGCATTACTTACTACATCGACCCCACCTAATGCGTCTACCATGCCATGCATGCCATCCATATCGACTGTAGCATAATGATCAATCGGCACATTCAATAATTTTTCTAAAGATTTTACTGCCATATTCGGGCCGCCATAAGCGTAGGCATGGTTAATCTTCTCAGTTGTACCTCTGCCGACTATTTTAGCTTGCGTATCACGTGGAATACTTACAATTTCTGTAGTCTTCTTATCTGGATTGACAGATAAGACCATAATTGAATCTGAACGTTCTCCGTCACCTTCACTTTTTCTTTGAGCATCAGAGTCCACACCAAATAAAGCGATTGAGAAAGGTTGGCCTTTATTTAAATCTACTTTCTCTTTTCTCAACTCTGACTTATTTCTGTCTAATGGGTTATGTATACTGCCGCCCACCGCAAAAATTTTAAATGCTAAATAGATTGCTGCAATCACAGCCAATAATACTAAAATACCAAATGCCCATAACAATACCTTGGGAACAGTTCCCATTTTTCTCTTAGGATCTTCTGACCTTCTCACCCAACCACTCCTCACAATTCAGCTTTCTGCAAATCTAGCTTTCTTAATAAACTCATTATATTATAACTAATTTTATAAAACATGATACTTAAGTCTTATTCACAAAATTAGTTTGATACCCGCCTTTTTGATTCAAAATCTGTAATATAGTTTCATGACAACCTGGATTACTGATGATAAAGGGTCCCGCTTCCGCAAAATCGATAGGTCCACCTTCTAGGTTAGTCATTTTCAAACCTAATTCTTCAGCAAAAAGAAACTGCGCTGAAATATCCCAAGGTTTAGAGTTCGTATTAATGTGTGCTCCGAATTGTCCTTTAATTACTCTGACTGAATCTAAACCGCAAGAACCGATTAAACGATAACTAAATGCTGCAGCTTTCAAATCTTCTATAGTTTGCTCATTTAGAACATACATATTATAAGATAAAATCATGTCCTTAATATCTTGTGCTTTAACTGTAGACATCATCACCTCATTTTCAAATGCACCCATACCTCTAATTGCTTTATACAGTACTTTATGAGGATAATCATAGATATACGACAATTGAGGTTCTCCTTCTGAAAAATAGGAAAGAATAATGCAATAATCTGTTTGCTGTTTTACTAAATTAGCTGTTCCATCGATAGGATCCATAATCCATACATCACCATGTTTAGCATCTATCAAATCATTATTCTTTTCTTCAGCAAATAATTGGTGTTCAGGATAATGTGTCTCTAAAAATATTTCAAATTTATCTTGAATGATACGGTCAACGTTTGTGACCAAATCAAATTGATTCGCTTTGGTCTCCGTACGCATATTATGAATGAGTTCCGGGATAATCTCATCTAACCCTGTTAGCCATTGTCTGATTGCTTTATCAAGATGGATACGTTCTGTTTTATTCAAACTATACACCTCAAATCAATTTATTAATTTATGTATTATTGTTATTTTAGCATGTAATTCTAGAAAAACGTTAATAAAATTTAAATTTTTTGTGCATTTAAAAAACCGACTAGCAATACTAGTCGGCATAGAAAGGAAAGTAAGTAATAATATTGAAGATGTTAATTAACTAGTGATTTGCACATTTTTAATAAATCACACGACTATGATTTATTATTACCCCTTTGTTACTAAGTGCTATCTCCTAGTTACTATTAAAAGTGTATCACATCTTTTCAATTAATGTAAGCGTTTACTTTAATTTTTTTGTACTTTTCAGCATTTTTTTGCGAATAAATATCAAATAATACTAAATATGATATAATCATTGTAATATGTAATATATGGGAGGTGGCATCAATGAATAAAGTTGAACGTCAAAATAAATTAATTCACTTTATAGAATCCAACGATCAACTCACTGCTATGCAACTTGCGAAAAAACTAGAAGTTTCTAAGCGTACTATATTACGTGATATTCAAGACCTTGAAAAACAAGGTGTACAAATTATCGCAAAGCAAGGCGCTTTAGGCGGTTATCGTATCCAACCAGATCATTCACCTATTAAACTGGAGCTCACCGAAGAACAGATGCTTGCTTTATTTATGACTTTAAATGAAAGTCAATCCTATACAAAGTTGCCCTACCATGCAGAAATACAGCAACTTATTAAGAAATGTTTGAATCAACCAGCCACCCATATCAGACGGATTTTAAAGCGCATGAATCGCTACATCAAATTTGAATCTAATCCTCATACTGCACTGCCCCATACTTTTTCAGACTTACTAATTTATTGTGCGGAACGCAATGTCATGTTAGTGGAGTATGAGTTGCAAGGAAACTTAGAAAAAGAAAATGTCATCTTTATCGGATTAATTTGCCGAAAAGCCGATTGGCATGTTGTGATATTTGATATCGGCCGTGGCATAACGAAAGAAATTGCTATTACTGATATCAAAGACATTTCGTATTCTTTCCAAAAAACCGTAAAAACTCACGATATTTCTATTTATAACTACCAGAAATTTTTAAATCCAACTGATTCTGCCAATTGATCAGTTGGATTTTTTTATAGATATGAATTTTTCCTTTCAACTGAAAAATACAGTCATTAAGAAAGAAACTAAATTATTTCCGAGATGGATAAAAATAGTAGCGGCTGTACTTTTACCAGATTTAAAATAAACAAGTACAAGTGCAACTGCGATAATAAAGTAGGAACCAAATTCAAATGGAGAAGCAGCTCCTATAACATGCATCGCTGCAAAAGCTAGTGCAGAAATGATGCCCATCACTATATAATTGAATTTCTTTCCTAGCTCTCCGATAATTACATTTCTAAAAAACAGTTCTTCAACTACTGGTGCTAGAATCACCACAAATAAGAAACTGAATGGAAGAAATGCTGGATTTTTAAACAGAGAAGCCAAGCTTTCTTCATTTTGCGTTTCCTTAAATCCGATACCTTCTGGCAACATGGACATTAATTGGTTATATAATGTTTCAACCCCCATGACTACAAGGAGCGTAATTAATAAAAATAACCAACGTTTCCTTACGTAATGCCATCCTGCGCGCAACCTTTCCGGCATTTCTTGGTAATGAAAATAATAGAAAACAATTAATACAATTATGTAACTCAACATTTGTCCAAGCGCACCTACGCCGTTGAGTGTATCTTCATTAAATGGAGCATGGAAGTTTAAAGCTATAAGCATTTCTATTGCTGAACACACAAATATGCCAACAAGAGCGATAGGCACCAACCATAAGTCTCTCCATGCGGGTTTATCTTTTCTTAAAACCATAATGGCCCCCTAATTCAAATTTCAATTCTATATAACGTTATTAATATATTATATTCTACCTGTATTTTAAGCACAAATATTTTCAGACAAGGAGAATCATAACCGACGATGGTTCTCTCGCCTTGAACATCTATAAACAAGTAATCAAGTAATAATGATAAAAATACGAGGACTGGGATACATAAGTAAAAGTTTCAGCTTTATATGAGACAGGTATAATAATTATAGAAACACTTCAAAATTCACAATTGTCTAACTTCATAACGTGTAGTACACTAGGAACAATTAAGTTTATCAAGTTGTAAGTTGAGATACCGGGAGAATATCCGACTTACTCGATATGAAAGTGCAGAATAAACCACATTTTCTATCAACTTGGTTATGGGATTTTGTTTACTGCTATCTATGCATTCATCACAATTTTGTTTACATGCATTAGAGAATCCGTAGAGCAGGTGATTTTTATGACAAATATTTTATTTAAATTAGAATCTAAATATCCTTCGTTTACGAAAAGTGAAAAGAAAATTGCAGATTACATTCTACGCCGTCCTCAACAGATTTTGGATATGACCACGCATACACTTGCAAATCGAACCAATACAAGTCCTTCATCTGTAGTGCGCTTTGGTTATAAGGTTACTGACGGCGGATTTCAGGAATTAAAAACCGAAGTTTCAAAGTATATGTCAGCACGGACGCAACCTCGTCAATTAGAACTACAGGCAAATGAATCTTTAGAGACTATTAAACGTAAAATGCTGTCTCGAACTACTCAAACTTTATGCAAAGTTTCAGATGAAGTAAATGAAGCTGACATTGATAAAGTCTGCATGCAATTAAAACAAGCACGCACTGTTTTTATTTTTGGTTTCGGTGCCTCATATGTAGCAGCGAGAGATTTATTTCAAAAACTATCTCGTGTAGGAATTGACGCACATTGTATTGAAAGTGTGCATACGTTAATTAATATCATCGCTACACACGATGCTAGAGACTGCCTTTTCATTATTTCAAACAGCGGAGAACACAATGAATTAGAAGCGATAACTCGTGTGGCCTCTGATTATCATCTATTTTTGATTTCTCTTATGGGAAAGAAAGATAATCCGATTACACAATATACTGATGTCGATTTAATTTATGGAGAAACAGATGAAAGCGAAGTGCGCATGGCTGCTACCACTTCACTTACTGCACAACTCTTCATGATTAATGTGCTCTATTACCGCTATCTTTCATTAGACTTTTCAAATTCACTAGACTTAGTTACACAATCTAAGATGGCTTTGAATAACTATAAAAAACATTTATCAAATATAGAATTTGAACATTAAAGCGAGCTGAGATTATTAATTAGATCTCAGCTCGTTCTTTATTTTGCAGATTTTTAAATTATTCATGTATGGACTTTAGATGAAAAAAATCTTGTGAAAAAGAGCGGAAGGCGGACAGGATTTTGTTGCATTTTGGACAGCGGGAGAGAAAATTTGGGAAGTGTCTAGGCGACGTGGCCGAGCCTCGACACTTTCGCCAAAAGCTACATAAACAACAAAAGCTGAGACAAAACATTGTCCCAGCTTTCATTTCAAATCTTATTCTAAATATTGATCTTCCTTAGGCAATCTATCATAACCTCTAACAAAGTAATAAGCTGTCATAAAGGCTAAGAAAATTAAACCGATAACT
Coding sequences:
- a CDS encoding DUF1641 domain-containing protein, translated to MAENIRKIKRMEIPPEKQKADDLAEVTDAIAENKDVIIKAIRLMKVLDDAKILDASIGAVESRGFITGKFTKELRKEQYTGVLNNLAPLVFMIGKLNVPNLEDMLMKVNKGLENANQASPNQRTTVGSLVGLLKDEDANRSITYFLNILKGMSREEG
- a CDS encoding FAD-dependent monooxygenase, translating into MKIAIVGGGIGGLTAAALLNENDNEIHVFEQHAKIEEVGAGIGIGGNVLDKLGNHDLAKGIKNAGQVINELEFLDDHGNVLNKALLKKGTINLTLPRQTLLDIIKSYVPAEAIHTDSKITRIEQNSSKVTLTAENGSQADFDLCIGADGLHSIIRQQLDPKATVNYQGYTVFGGMVEDVRLSDPHTAKEYWGPKGRIGIVPMLNNQAYWFISVNAKQGDPKLNDFTKPYIQAYYNHYPNEVRRIFDQTSETGILHHDIFDLTPLKTFVYGRTLLLGDAAHATTPNLGQGAGQAMEDAIVLANCLKAYDFREALARYDQLRVKHTAKVIKKSRKIGKQAQMSNGLLVGLRNTIMKRLPSKLLSNQVKFIYKTKEQ
- a CDS encoding 2-hydroxyacid dehydrogenase family protein, whose protein sequence is MTKVFIAGPIPQIGLDILEKHQIEVDMYDGPGVVDQDTLKERVEDADALISILSTNVDKAVIESGKNLKIIANYGAGFNNVDIDFAKEKGIYVTNTPEVSTRSTAELTFALVLAVARRIPEGDQLSRTKGFDGWAPLFFRGREVSGKTIGIVGLGAIGSAVAKRAKAFDMDVLYTGPHRKEDKERNLGVKYVDLDTMLEKADFITINAAYKPELHHMFDTEQFKKMKDTAYLINAARGPIVNEQALADALKNKDIEGAALDVYEFEPEINDDLKSLDNVVITPHIGNATFEARDGMAKIVADNTVVVLKEDQAPKYIVNDVEK
- a CDS encoding LCP family protein; amino-acid sequence: MRRSEDPKRKMGTVPKVLLWAFGILVLLAVIAAIYLAFKIFAVGGSIHNPLDRNKSELRKEKVDLNKGQPFSIALFGVDSDAQRKSEGDGERSDSIMVLSVNPDKKTTEIVSIPRDTQAKIVGRGTTEKINHAYAYGGPNMAVKSLEKLLNVPIDHYATVDMDGMHGMVDALGGVDVVSNATFSTDGYNFVKGEKTHLDGDKALAFIRSRKEEGAGGDFGRQERQQLVLKGIANELTGVKSITNFNGVTDEIQKNVKTDLTLGELNTVRSKYKDANEHVRRHQLQGSGGIQDDGLYYFVPDQSSLENMTELLKSNLDL
- the fdhF gene encoding formate dehydrogenase subunit alpha, with the protein product MQEHLVITLDGKDYLVEPGTNLLAFIKSQETFVPSICYNESLGPIQTCDTCAVEIDGKIERACGTTIDRPMVVNTTNSDVKASQKEALDRILEKHILYCTVCDYNNGDCDIHNTMDEWGVEEQSYEYKPKPYEKDFGPFYRYDPNQCILCGRCVEVCQDVQVNETLSIDWEREQPRVIWDNDVPINESSCVNCGQCATVCPCNAMMENKMVGNAGYMTDIEPGSLADMIELTKEAEPGYGLLMGVSNGESAMRNEYMSKTKTVCTYCGVGCTFDVWTKGREILKVQPQHDSPANRVSTCIKGKFGWDFVNSEERLTRPLVRKGDEFVEVEWDEALNVISDNFRRIKEEKGADALSFIASSKGTIEESYLMQKLARQVIGTNNVDNCSRYCQAPATKGLFRTVGHGGDSGSSDDLMHSDMVVLVGTNTAEAHPVIASKIKRGHKLYGNKLVVFDIRRHEMAERADYFYQPKPGTDLAWMSAVTKYIIDNDMHDKAFIDEWVDHFDDYYKSLAPFTMEFAEETTGIAKEDLIEFAHNVVAAEGVSICWAMGVTQQDIGSDTSTAISNLLLVTGNYRKPGCGAYPLRGHNNVQGCSDAGSMPDKFPGYQGVEDDEVRAKFEKAYGVALPPKAGRDNHQMMEGIHNDEISAMYIYGEDTGIVDANINFVQSALEKVDFLVVQDAFLTQTARFANVVLPASPSLEKEGTFANTERRIQRLYQVMEPLGESKPDWQIMQMIANKMGFDWNYSHPSEIMDEMASLTPTFAGVTYERLEGFKSLQWPVAPDGTDEPTLYLGGFNFPNKRAKLYPLTFDNFFKQDEEYDLHVNNGRLLEHFHEGNMTYHVPGIKYKVPNVYVEISPELAEHRGVHEGGEVKLVSSTGEVKLMVHVTDRVKGNEIYIPLNNDAEQDGTLGAVNMLTNSDVDKDTDTPSYKRTACRMEVITRRGRSPLNPANFRVDTERNPQYSVQVQKKWARPDYVVPGNQVRHDG
- a CDS encoding N-acetylglucosaminidase, with the translated sequence MSRTFKKRFLIILISVIIAVFAILMIINETNLFKHDQTHTFDEAVQAQTGEGMLNTKEDNGRFVNASKEDVRRAMTIKKHNHNINYMDISEKVPMDKKEVNQILKGKGIFENKGSTFLKAQDQYGVNVLYLISHALIETGNGRSDLAKGIPYKGKHYYNFYGIGAFDENALKHGHSYAKQQKWTSPEKAIMGGASFVRKEYFDKEQLSLYQMRWNPKNPGQHQYASDIDWDTKIASVMDHYYQKYGIKKDHIRKNYYKQ